In a single window of the Gossypium hirsutum isolate 1008001.06 chromosome D02, Gossypium_hirsutum_v2.1, whole genome shotgun sequence genome:
- the LOC107909984 gene encoding large ribosomal RNA subunit accumulation protein YCED homolog 2, chloroplastic isoform X2: MADANSLMSSPATNISQIPSSFPAKLNSQKLPIHHLSNIRFKASSSKRHDYSSLSVNKQDCRNNRRRLVTISTADGRWHGTWNCDYLLSLKQLNLDDLVEGDEQRDVRVSINLCIQKHASFGLSVDGRIITSFTRKCSICSSPYCRQIDTNFNVWVLASNKDHGASNQLPEIGGDDPSVIYVKPGYEANLDSLIQDTIRLTTSTKDICSESCRKSEPTLRYIGKRNAASIDKRWYRLLELRNASF; the protein is encoded by the exons ATGGCAGATGCCAACAGTTTAATGTCATCACCGGCAACAAACATCAGCCAAATTCCAAGCTCATTTCCAGCTAAGCTGAATTCCCAGAAACTTCCTATCCACCATCTCAGTAATATTAGATTTAAAGCAAGTTCCTCGAAAAGGCATGATTACTCATCCCTG AGTGTTAACAAGCAAGACTGTCGGAATAATCGACGCCGTCTGGTCACGATTTCAACCGCAGATGGGAGATGGCATGGAACATGGAACTGTGATTACCTTTTGTCTCTCAAGCAACTTAACTTGGATGACTTGGTTGAAGGTGATGAACAAAGGGATGTTCGGGTTTCTATCAATCTTTGCATCCAAAAG CATGCCAGCTTCGGTCTTTCGGTGGATGGAAGGATAATTACGTCTTTTACCAGAAAATGTAGCATCTGTTCTTCCCCCTATTGCAGACAG ATTGATACCAACTTCAACGTTTGGGTTCTGGCCTCCAACAAAGACCATGGTGCATCTAATCAACTGCCCGAAATTGGTGGAGATGATCCTTCA GTTATCTATGTGAAACCAGGATATGAAGCCAACTTGGATTCACTGATACAGGATACAATCCGGTTAACCACCTCCACCAAG GACATTTGCTCAGAATCATGCCGGAAATCTGAACCCACCCTGCGTT ATATTGGTAAAAGAAATGCAGCTTCCATCGACAAAAGGTGGTATAGATTGTTGGAACTAAGGAATGCAAGTTTTTAG
- the LOC107909984 gene encoding large ribosomal RNA subunit accumulation protein YCED homolog 2, chloroplastic isoform X1 gives MADANSLMSSPATNISQIPSSFPAKLNSQKLPIHHLSNIRFKASSSKRHDYSSLSVNKQDCRNNRRRLVTISTADGRWHGTWNCDYLLSLKQLNLDDLVEGDEQRDVRVSINLCIQKHASFGLSVDGRIITSFTRKCSICSSPYCRQIDTNFNVWVLASNKDHGASNQLPEIGGDDPSVIYVKPGYEANLDSLIQDTIRLTTSTKDICSESCRKSEPTLRSSNIPKDNAKRSPLTTNHCLKQSHISYD, from the exons ATGGCAGATGCCAACAGTTTAATGTCATCACCGGCAACAAACATCAGCCAAATTCCAAGCTCATTTCCAGCTAAGCTGAATTCCCAGAAACTTCCTATCCACCATCTCAGTAATATTAGATTTAAAGCAAGTTCCTCGAAAAGGCATGATTACTCATCCCTG AGTGTTAACAAGCAAGACTGTCGGAATAATCGACGCCGTCTGGTCACGATTTCAACCGCAGATGGGAGATGGCATGGAACATGGAACTGTGATTACCTTTTGTCTCTCAAGCAACTTAACTTGGATGACTTGGTTGAAGGTGATGAACAAAGGGATGTTCGGGTTTCTATCAATCTTTGCATCCAAAAG CATGCCAGCTTCGGTCTTTCGGTGGATGGAAGGATAATTACGTCTTTTACCAGAAAATGTAGCATCTGTTCTTCCCCCTATTGCAGACAG ATTGATACCAACTTCAACGTTTGGGTTCTGGCCTCCAACAAAGACCATGGTGCATCTAATCAACTGCCCGAAATTGGTGGAGATGATCCTTCA GTTATCTATGTGAAACCAGGATATGAAGCCAACTTGGATTCACTGATACAGGATACAATCCGGTTAACCACCTCCACCAAG GACATTTGCTCAGAATCATGCCGGAAATCTGAACCCACCCTGCGTT CAAGTAACATACCCAAAGATAACGCTAAAAGGTCACCGCTAACAACAAACCATTGCTTAAAACAATCTCATATTTCATACGATTGA